A genomic window from Ruminiclostridium cellulolyticum H10 includes:
- the pdxA gene encoding 4-hydroxythreonine-4-phosphate dehydrogenase PdxA gives MHKPVIGIPMGDPAGIGPEIIVKALANNEIYKVCNPLVIGDAGVIEKAARICGIQTKVNPVAGADMPASDKSTINVVDLKIINPDRLEYGKVQAENGRASFEYIKKSVELAMEGKLSAIATTPINKPSLKAAGIEFIGHTEILAGLTDTKDPLTMFEVRGMRVFFLTRHVSLRKACDMVTKERLLDYVERCTQALQSLGITGGTMAVAGLNPHSGDNGLFGVEECENITPAIVEAKRRGFNVEGPVGPDSVFHLALIGRYNSVLSLYHDQGHIATKTLDFERTIAITLGLPFLRTSVDHGTAYDIAGKGIASEISMSEAILLAAKYSVPYSQWVKRTD, from the coding sequence ATGCATAAACCCGTAATCGGGATTCCAATGGGTGACCCTGCCGGAATAGGTCCCGAGATAATTGTAAAAGCACTGGCAAATAATGAAATATACAAAGTATGCAATCCATTGGTAATAGGTGATGCCGGAGTGATTGAAAAGGCAGCCCGGATATGCGGTATACAAACAAAGGTCAATCCAGTAGCAGGGGCGGACATGCCAGCTTCAGACAAAAGTACTATAAACGTAGTGGATTTAAAAATAATTAATCCTGACCGTTTGGAATACGGCAAGGTTCAGGCGGAAAATGGCCGGGCTTCCTTCGAGTACATAAAAAAGAGTGTGGAGCTCGCAATGGAAGGAAAACTTTCTGCAATAGCAACAACCCCTATAAACAAGCCTTCACTAAAAGCGGCTGGAATAGAGTTTATCGGCCATACGGAAATACTTGCCGGACTAACAGACACAAAAGACCCCCTTACTATGTTTGAAGTCAGGGGAATGAGAGTATTTTTTCTTACCCGCCACGTATCTCTGAGGAAGGCTTGTGATATGGTGACTAAGGAAAGATTACTAGATTACGTGGAAAGATGCACACAAGCTTTGCAAAGCCTTGGAATAACAGGGGGGACAATGGCTGTGGCGGGTTTAAATCCTCACAGTGGCGACAATGGTCTTTTCGGAGTAGAAGAATGTGAAAACATTACTCCTGCAATTGTTGAGGCCAAAAGACGTGGCTTTAACGTGGAAGGGCCTGTAGGCCCGGACTCTGTGTTCCATCTTGCATTAATAGGCAGATACAATTCGGTATTGTCCCTATATCATGATCAGGGGCACATAGCTACAAAAACATTGGACTTTGAAAGAACAATAGCTATTACCTTAGGGCTTCCGTTCCTGAGAACATCCGTTGACCATGGAACTGCCTATGATATTGCAGGAAAGGGGATTGCCAGTGAGATAAGTATGTCAGAGGCGATACTTCTGGCGGCCAAATATTCAGTTCCATACTCACAGTGGGTAAAAAGAACAGACTAA
- a CDS encoding peptide maturation system acyl carrier-related protein, producing the protein MDNLVSDNIKEGLLNIFNQRFNIDFTKWDKDYYTKNLLGEDIQLSARDLLYIYFDVKSQFNITIPQEEIANGKFSTFGGIFEIVLSQIKLRKIS; encoded by the coding sequence ATGGATAATTTAGTGTCAGATAATATAAAAGAAGGACTTTTAAATATTTTTAATCAAAGGTTTAATATTGATTTTACCAAATGGGACAAGGATTATTATACTAAAAATCTTTTAGGAGAAGACATACAGCTATCCGCTAGAGATTTGCTATACATATACTTTGATGTAAAGAGTCAATTCAATATTACAATTCCTCAAGAGGAAATTGCCAACGGCAAATTTTCTACATTTGGAGGTATATTTGAAATTGTACTAAGTCAAATTAAATTAAGGAAAATATCATAA
- a CDS encoding AzlC family ABC transporter permease, with protein sequence MLTKQEKVVNSKHTVLHDFIDGSKQSIPIALGYFPVSFTFGLMAVKGGIPVWIVILISMTNLTSAGQFAGTNLIIAGAGLAEITITTFVINIRYMLMSLSLSQKIVQGIPGYKRWIMSFGITDETFTVAAMQKKEITFSFMTGLELLPYIGWAAGTAVGAIVCTILPEALQNSMGIALYAMFIALVIPAAKKSKAALIVASCAIFISSVIKWLPVFSAVSGGWRIIIATFIACTIGAKLFPMEDTAND encoded by the coding sequence ATGTTAACTAAGCAAGAGAAAGTAGTAAATAGTAAGCATACAGTATTGCATGATTTTATTGATGGTTCAAAGCAGAGTATTCCTATAGCCTTGGGGTATTTTCCTGTATCGTTTACTTTCGGACTAATGGCCGTAAAGGGAGGAATACCTGTTTGGATAGTCATATTAATATCAATGACAAACCTCACTTCGGCGGGACAGTTTGCAGGTACAAACCTGATTATAGCAGGAGCGGGTCTTGCTGAAATTACGATTACTACCTTTGTTATAAATATCAGATATATGCTCATGTCTCTGTCACTATCCCAGAAAATTGTTCAGGGTATACCGGGATATAAACGGTGGATAATGTCCTTTGGAATAACCGATGAAACCTTTACTGTAGCCGCTATGCAAAAAAAGGAAATAACCTTTTCCTTTATGACAGGGCTGGAATTACTGCCGTATATAGGGTGGGCGGCAGGTACCGCAGTAGGTGCAATAGTCTGTACCATACTACCCGAAGCTTTGCAGAACTCAATGGGAATTGCACTATACGCAATGTTTATCGCTCTTGTAATTCCGGCGGCAAAGAAGTCTAAAGCTGCTCTGATTGTGGCTAGCTGTGCCATTTTCATAAGCTCGGTTATAAAGTGGCTGCCTGTTTTTTCGGCTGTTTCGGGGGGATGGAGAATAATCATAGCCACATTCATTGCATGTACAATCGGTGCAAAGCTTTTTCCAATGGAGGACACGGCAAATGACTGA
- a CDS encoding GntR family transcriptional regulator: MIQLDFKDPRPLYEQIKDKIKELVINGAVEPDDKILSVRELAQTLTINPNTIQKAYKDLEAEGIIYSVKGKGNFIAPLDKSSVDSKRKELLLSIQKTVEELIFLHTPQQEVIDVIQNTYKKKEASK; the protein is encoded by the coding sequence ATGATACAATTGGATTTTAAAGACCCCAGACCACTTTATGAACAAATTAAAGATAAAATCAAGGAGCTGGTTATAAATGGAGCTGTTGAACCGGATGACAAAATACTGTCTGTAAGAGAGCTTGCTCAAACTCTTACAATAAACCCCAACACCATTCAGAAGGCATATAAAGACCTTGAAGCCGAGGGAATTATTTATTCGGTTAAAGGCAAGGGCAATTTTATAGCCCCTCTGGATAAAAGCTCGGTAGACTCTAAACGAAAAGAGCTTTTGCTCAGTATTCAGAAAACGGTTGAAGAATTAATTTTTCTTCATACTCCGCAGCAGGAAGTAATTGATGTAATTCAGAACACATATAAGAAAAAGGAGGCATCCAAATGA
- a CDS encoding TIGR00266 family protein, whose translation MADVIDYKIYGDDMQIVEIELDPSEGVRAEAGAMMYMEDDIMMQTSTDGGAFKGFKRMLTGESFFITTFYNAGASKQHVAFSAPYPGKIIPLDLSRLGGNFLCQKDSFLCAASGVDIEIAFTRKLGAGFFGGEGFILQRLVGDGLAFVHSGGTIIQKNLLPGETLRVDTGCLVAFSPSVDYDIESVRGFKNALFGGEGLFLAKLTGPGIVFLQSLPLARLSDRLTSAGARHRDQQSGVAGLGGGILGGLFGGDNKF comes from the coding sequence ATGGCAGACGTTATAGATTATAAAATTTATGGGGACGATATGCAGATAGTGGAGATTGAATTGGACCCATCCGAAGGCGTCAGGGCTGAAGCGGGAGCAATGATGTATATGGAAGATGACATAATGATGCAGACTTCCACCGATGGAGGAGCTTTTAAGGGTTTCAAGAGAATGCTTACTGGAGAAAGCTTCTTTATCACTACTTTTTACAATGCGGGTGCTTCAAAACAGCACGTTGCATTTTCAGCACCTTACCCCGGGAAGATAATACCATTGGATTTATCACGACTGGGAGGTAACTTTCTGTGCCAAAAAGATTCATTCTTGTGTGCTGCCAGCGGAGTAGACATAGAGATAGCTTTTACCAGAAAGCTTGGTGCAGGTTTCTTTGGGGGAGAGGGTTTTATTCTCCAAAGGTTGGTTGGCGACGGATTGGCTTTTGTCCATTCAGGGGGAACAATTATTCAGAAAAACCTTCTTCCCGGTGAAACATTGAGAGTTGACACAGGATGTCTGGTTGCTTTCTCACCAAGCGTAGACTATGATATCGAGTCAGTGAGAGGCTTTAAAAATGCCCTGTTTGGCGGAGAGGGACTATTCCTTGCAAAACTGACAGGCCCCGGTATTGTATTCCTTCAGAGCCTGCCACTTGCCAGATTGTCAGATAGACTTACATCCGCAGGAGCACGCCATCGTGACCAGCAATCTGGTGTTGCAGGCCTTGGAGGCGGTATTCTGGGAGGACTCTTTGGGGGAGATAATAAGTTTTAA
- a CDS encoding ABC transporter ATP-binding protein has translation MIDVKSLSKSYGDFKALDSLDIHIKQGSVYGLLGPNGSGKTTLIKHLTGIYKNESGSIAIDGKSVFDNPETKSKIVYISDDLFFFSQYSIKEMASFYASMFPGWSWERFNTLKQVFPIDIKRRVVKLSKGMQKQVAFWLGISAKPKVMILDEPVDGLDPVMRKKVWNLILQDVSEYGTTVLVSSHNLRELEDICDHVGILYQGKMMVERELDNMKSDIHKLQLAYSGNTPDNLFKDGEVLHRTQNGSVLQLIVRGNKDAIVSHVKSTNPVVMDILPLSLEEIFIYELGGKGYEIENILI, from the coding sequence ATGATTGATGTTAAATCTTTGAGCAAATCCTACGGGGACTTTAAGGCACTTGACTCACTTGACATTCATATTAAACAGGGCTCAGTCTATGGGCTTTTAGGGCCTAACGGCTCAGGCAAAACCACACTGATAAAGCATTTGACAGGAATTTATAAAAACGAATCCGGCTCCATAGCTATAGATGGTAAATCCGTTTTTGATAATCCTGAAACAAAATCAAAAATAGTTTATATATCCGACGATCTTTTTTTCTTTTCACAGTACAGTATAAAGGAAATGGCTTCTTTCTATGCCAGTATGTTCCCAGGGTGGAGCTGGGAGAGGTTTAATACTCTAAAACAGGTATTTCCCATCGATATAAAACGAAGAGTTGTAAAGCTTTCTAAGGGTATGCAGAAGCAGGTTGCCTTCTGGCTTGGAATCTCAGCGAAGCCAAAAGTAATGATTCTTGATGAACCCGTTGACGGACTTGACCCAGTTATGAGAAAAAAGGTTTGGAACCTGATACTACAGGATGTTTCAGAATACGGTACAACAGTTCTTGTTTCCTCTCACAACCTGCGTGAGCTGGAGGACATATGTGATCATGTGGGTATTCTTTATCAGGGTAAAATGATGGTTGAGCGTGAGCTTGATAACATGAAATCAGATATTCACAAGCTTCAGCTTGCATATTCAGGTAATACACCTGATAATTTATTCAAGGATGGAGAGGTATTACACCGTACCCAGAACGGAAGCGTGCTGCAATTGATTGTCAGGGGCAATAAAGATGCAATAGTATCTCATGTCAAGTCAACAAACCCTGTTGTAATGGATATTCTGCCGCTTTCCCTTGAGGAAATTTTCATTTATGAATTAGGGGGTAAAGGTTATGAAATCGAAAACATCCTTATTTAA
- a CDS encoding CLI_3235 family bacteriocin precursor — protein sequence MKKLGKKLHSYQGTIEAYADCYSYCHCDYSACGNTSAMVNLMANVRNFVNNNM from the coding sequence ATGAAAAAATTAGGTAAAAAACTACATAGTTATCAGGGGACTATAGAGGCATACGCCGATTGTTATAGTTATTGTCACTGTGATTATAGTGCCTGCGGGAATACCAGTGCTATGGTGAATCTTATGGCAAATGTCAGAAACTTTGTGAATAATAATATGTAA
- a CDS encoding DUF6449 domain-containing protein, producing MKSKTSLFKKGLILSDLKRYWWVSVIFSLGLILAMPLAHYMQKFNINDDKSNIQFIEELISRELNFDSGISTLFPVVIPVIIAVLAYRYIQKGRQASLYHSLPVTRATLFFNSLVSSLILYILPLLINVFVMGLLNSFSFLSDFYTMGLIFKWLGLAVFYGILFMSMTIFVGMFTGSSVAQIVFVYILNLLPLFFFEVIRANLSSFLYGFATYSNTGFYRKLPMTMLLSNSIELSPQMVVGYIVLSVLLLAGGLVAFKLRRPETAGDIITFKPIRPVFIYGVTVCATLVGGSYFLNISRSSLPFAIFGYFLSALIGYVVVQMITNKTFKVLNTYKGYLGYALVLIIILLGIKFDIFGYVNKVPAADEVANVYMGYNIYWWENRDSENYIGPSHDNTTLYKETANIKSITELHKMILENRSKEGSSTYIAYTLKNGKKVVRYYTLDTNLYASALGPIYESKEYKNGRFPVLHQEADDIKYIQVRDYVNNKQPIVISDKEKLKSFITEIRKDINSFNYEQLSNQADDKLWIEISDNNDRIISYGVNSNYMNTLKWFSDNDK from the coding sequence ATGAAATCGAAAACATCCTTATTTAAGAAAGGCTTAATTTTAAGCGACCTGAAACGATATTGGTGGGTCAGTGTAATTTTTTCACTAGGACTTATCCTGGCTATGCCTCTGGCTCATTATATGCAGAAATTTAATATAAACGATGACAAATCAAATATTCAGTTTATTGAAGAGCTTATATCTCGCGAACTGAACTTCGATAGCGGAATAAGCACATTGTTTCCTGTTGTTATTCCTGTTATTATCGCAGTTTTAGCCTATAGGTATATTCAAAAGGGTCGTCAAGCTTCTTTATATCACAGTCTTCCCGTTACAAGGGCAACACTGTTTTTTAACAGTTTAGTTTCTTCACTGATACTGTATATTTTACCTTTATTGATAAATGTTTTCGTTATGGGCTTGCTGAACTCCTTCAGCTTTTTGTCTGATTTTTATACAATGGGACTCATTTTCAAATGGCTTGGACTGGCGGTTTTTTATGGAATTTTGTTTATGTCCATGACAATTTTTGTTGGCATGTTCACAGGAAGTTCCGTTGCTCAGATAGTATTTGTCTATATTTTGAATCTACTTCCTTTATTTTTCTTTGAAGTCATAAGAGCAAATCTATCTTCGTTTCTATATGGTTTTGCAACTTATTCAAATACCGGTTTTTACCGCAAATTACCTATGACGATGCTCCTTAGCAACAGCATAGAACTTTCGCCTCAGATGGTGGTAGGTTATATAGTTTTATCAGTGCTACTTCTGGCGGGAGGTCTTGTTGCGTTCAAACTCAGACGACCTGAAACAGCCGGTGATATTATAACCTTCAAGCCCATACGTCCTGTATTTATATACGGAGTAACAGTATGTGCGACTTTAGTTGGCGGATCATATTTTCTAAATATAAGCAGATCCTCCCTTCCCTTTGCCATATTCGGATATTTTCTTAGTGCATTAATAGGCTATGTAGTGGTTCAAATGATAACAAACAAAACCTTTAAGGTACTCAATACCTACAAGGGTTATCTGGGGTATGCACTGGTATTAATAATTATTCTGCTGGGTATCAAGTTTGATATTTTCGGATATGTAAACAAAGTTCCTGCTGCTGATGAGGTTGCAAACGTTTACATGGGATACAACATCTACTGGTGGGAAAACAGAGATAGTGAAAATTATATAGGTCCTTCACATGATAATACTACCCTTTATAAAGAAACTGCAAATATCAAGAGTATTACCGAACTTCATAAAATGATTCTTGAAAACAGGAGTAAGGAAGGTTCCTCAACTTACATTGCCTATACTCTTAAAAACGGTAAAAAAGTCGTTAGGTACTATACTCTGGATACTAACCTGTATGCTTCTGCACTAGGTCCCATATATGAAAGCAAGGAATACAAAAACGGAAGGTTTCCGGTACTACATCAGGAAGCGGATGATATAAAGTATATACAAGTACGCGATTATGTAAATAATAAGCAACCTATTGTCATTTCTGATAAGGAAAAGCTTAAAAGCTTTATTACTGAAATCCGGAAGGATATTAACAGTTTTAACTATGAACAGCTTTCGAATCAAGCTGATGATAAGCTATGGATTGAAATTAGCGACAACAATGACAGAATTA
- a CDS encoding TIGR04066 family peptide maturation system protein, with the protein MGKNERLLIYPYNVEFTPVLRHRSLLTEYDISCLVSPNGWGFTGKDAGIADSGPDIGISVSADFEKSLDLCDTVMIVESHLPFDFDKYIFNKIKVAVRSKKNIICLLNLNKEAIKEIASLCNCEGVYFKYFDGNQNVLPADIIIENESIEEIDTPVILTLGITEKTNKFEIQLALREKIQKAGYKISQIGTRPYCEMMGFHPFPSFMYGNAISDVNKVLMFNRFIKKIEETEEPDIIIIGIPGGIMPFNREFTNKFGLVAFEISQAITPDVVIASLLYEDYKPEGFDTYMNLVKYKLGFEVDFFNIANMQFDWKRANQEHVKSYTSLDYKFIDEKKTKYTKSKIPVFNILNKDDSDTIAKQTIEKLTGYGSVQIV; encoded by the coding sequence ATGGGGAAAAATGAAAGACTTCTGATTTATCCGTACAATGTGGAATTTACTCCGGTATTAAGGCACAGGTCTTTACTTACGGAATATGACATATCATGCCTTGTATCGCCAAATGGATGGGGTTTTACAGGAAAAGATGCAGGTATTGCAGATAGTGGACCAGATATAGGTATCTCGGTATCCGCGGATTTTGAAAAATCACTGGACTTATGTGATACAGTAATGATTGTTGAATCACATCTACCTTTTGATTTTGATAAATATATATTTAATAAAATTAAAGTGGCAGTAAGGTCCAAAAAAAACATAATATGTTTATTAAATTTGAATAAAGAGGCAATTAAAGAAATAGCGTCTTTGTGTAATTGTGAGGGAGTGTATTTCAAGTATTTTGATGGAAATCAGAATGTTCTGCCTGCGGACATAATCATTGAGAACGAAAGTATAGAAGAAATAGACACACCCGTTATTTTGACGCTTGGAATAACTGAAAAAACGAATAAATTTGAAATCCAGCTCGCACTAAGAGAAAAAATTCAAAAAGCAGGATATAAAATAAGTCAGATAGGTACCAGGCCGTACTGTGAAATGATGGGGTTCCATCCCTTTCCTTCGTTTATGTATGGAAATGCTATTTCTGATGTCAATAAAGTATTGATGTTCAATAGGTTTATTAAAAAAATTGAAGAGACCGAGGAGCCCGATATAATAATTATCGGAATACCCGGGGGCATAATGCCGTTTAACAGGGAGTTTACAAACAAATTCGGCTTGGTTGCCTTTGAAATCTCACAGGCCATAACTCCGGATGTTGTAATAGCCAGCCTGCTGTATGAAGATTATAAGCCTGAGGGATTTGATACGTATATGAATTTGGTCAAATATAAGCTTGGATTTGAGGTTGATTTCTTCAACATTGCAAACATGCAATTCGATTGGAAAAGAGCAAATCAGGAACATGTGAAGTCTTATACTTCTTTGGATTACAAGTTTATTGATGAAAAGAAAACTAAATATACCAAAAGCAAAATACCCGTATTTAATATTCTAAATAAAGATGATTCCGATACTATTGCGAAACAAACTATAGAAAAACTTACAGGGTACGGTAGCGTACAGATAGTATAA
- the ccpM gene encoding Cys-rich peptide radical SAM maturase CcpM — protein MIVLDSFIHLFKTPGGHYLYDVNKNVILGLSEEQYKILDYYRKSDDADKCTSEFSAQAIESINHLRDLGFLSEKRPKEMYHPVNDTILSHLNNKVNMITLQITKQCNLRCKYCVYSGNYENRVHSSGKMTLDTARKGIDFYIEHSKDNEHSFLAFYGGEPLLEFEFIKDCIEYFEEKAEGKNIHLNLTTNATLLTEEIVDYFHKHNVHLLISLDGSSEVHNRNRVYRDGAKGTFEKVMENLEMIKTKFPDYLSTNIAFNAVLDPQNEFSCVNNFFTGFELAKEASIMASEITDLYRKDSVKTSGNYISEIEYEIFKIFLSKLGYLDEKYTSKLLSRQYNDRKTRYRLLQMRQEIPDKVHHGGPCVPGAQRLFVDVEGNFYPCERVSEASPQMKVGNIDDGFNIDKIRTLLNIGKISENKCINCWALTFCNLCAVAADENDGLSTEKKVSRCSNVIYTADSILKDICTLREFGAELGEEIYAFDMAE, from the coding sequence GTGATAGTTTTGGATTCTTTCATACACCTGTTTAAAACTCCTGGAGGGCATTATTTGTATGATGTCAATAAAAACGTGATTCTTGGCTTATCAGAAGAACAATACAAGATACTCGATTACTATAGAAAAAGTGATGATGCCGATAAATGCACCTCGGAATTCAGTGCACAAGCTATAGAGTCAATTAATCATTTGCGTGATTTAGGTTTCTTATCAGAAAAAAGACCAAAGGAAATGTACCATCCTGTAAATGATACGATTTTAAGCCACCTCAATAATAAAGTTAATATGATTACACTGCAAATAACAAAGCAATGTAATCTCAGGTGCAAATACTGCGTTTACTCTGGAAATTATGAAAATAGGGTTCATTCAAGTGGGAAAATGACTCTTGATACAGCCAGAAAGGGAATAGATTTTTATATTGAGCATTCAAAAGATAATGAGCATAGCTTCTTGGCATTCTATGGGGGTGAGCCACTGCTTGAATTTGAGTTCATAAAAGATTGCATTGAGTACTTTGAAGAAAAAGCAGAGGGAAAAAATATTCACTTAAACTTGACAACAAATGCAACCCTTTTAACTGAAGAGATTGTAGATTATTTTCATAAGCATAATGTACATTTGCTAATAAGTCTTGATGGCTCTTCTGAGGTACATAACAGAAATAGGGTATATAGAGATGGTGCTAAAGGGACTTTTGAAAAAGTAATGGAAAACTTGGAGATGATTAAAACTAAATTTCCTGATTATTTAAGTACTAATATTGCTTTTAATGCTGTATTAGATCCGCAGAATGAGTTTAGCTGTGTAAATAATTTTTTTACTGGTTTTGAATTAGCAAAAGAAGCAAGCATTATGGCTTCAGAAATAACTGATTTATACAGAAAAGATTCTGTAAAAACATCTGGAAATTATATTTCTGAAATTGAATATGAAATTTTCAAAATATTTTTATCAAAGCTTGGTTATCTGGATGAGAAATATACATCAAAACTACTATCGAGGCAATACAACGACAGAAAGACTAGATACAGACTATTGCAAATGAGACAGGAGATACCTGATAAAGTTCATCATGGAGGACCATGCGTACCTGGGGCTCAAAGACTGTTCGTGGATGTTGAGGGTAATTTTTACCCTTGTGAAAGGGTTAGTGAAGCGTCGCCGCAAATGAAAGTAGGAAATATAGATGATGGTTTTAATATTGATAAAATAAGGACTTTGCTAAATATAGGGAAAATAAGTGAAAATAAGTGTATAAACTGTTGGGCACTTACCTTTTGTAATTTATGTGCAGTAGCAGCAGATGAAAACGATGGACTGTCAACGGAAAAAAAGGTTTCAAGATGTAGTAATGTAATATACACAGCTGATAGTATATTAAAGGATATTTGTACTTTAAGGGAATTTGGGGCTGAATTAGGCGAAGAAATTTATGCTTTCGATATGGCGGAATGA